In Rana temporaria chromosome 3, aRanTem1.1, whole genome shotgun sequence, a single window of DNA contains:
- the LOC120933756 gene encoding E3 ubiquitin-protein ligase TRIM39-like, producing the protein QESDTGDLCDTEDGDEDRERREKLLHNGGGLDVDGISRTLHTLSDIIRGVNVDFYIQVAADILLDGNTASNYLQISDDRKTVSRSDRNQNYPETPERFHYYPQVLSSQSFSSGRQYWEVDVGGSQYWRVGMCYPSIDRKVLQAGIGKNNKSWGLLRSGSRHFVRHDSKDIPLPANISSNRVRIYLDYEAGRISFYDLCDPIRHLHTFTTTFTEPLHAGLCAVRGGCIKICGGKTQDVKDPSQK; encoded by the coding sequence caggaatcagacacaggtgacttgtgtgatactgaggatggagatgaggacagagagagacgtgagaagcTCCTCCATAATGGAGGGGGTCTGGATGTGGATGGGATATCACGCACATTACACACATTATCTGATATAATAAGAGGGGTAAATGTAGACTTCTATATACAGGTagctgcagacatattactggatggAAACACAGCTAGTAATTATCTACAGATATCAGATGACAGGAAAACTGTATCCAGGTCAGATAGAAACCAGAATTACCCAGAAACACCAGAGAGATTTCACTATTATCCTCAGGTGTTGAGCAGTCAGAGTTTCTCCTCAGGGAGACAATACTGGGAAGTGGATGTTGGGGGATCACAATACTGGAGGGTCGggatgtgttaccccagtatagaCAGGAAAGTTTTGCAGGCAGGAATAGGAAAGAATAACAAGTCCTGGGGTTTGCTCAGATCTGGTAGTCGGCATTTTGTGAGACATGACAGCAAAGATATCCCCTTACCTGCCAATAtctccagtaacagagtcaggatatatctggattatgaggccgggcggatctccttttatgatctgtgtgacccgatccgacacctccacaccttcaccaccaccttcactgagcccctccatgctgggTTATGTGCAGTAAGGGGAGGTTGTATAAAAATATGTGGGGGCAAAACACAAGATGTGAAAGATCCATCCCAAAAGTAG